TATTAATATCATTCTCTATTATCATTATAGCATAAATATTTTAGATAAAAAATCCTCTTTATAAATATAGAAAATTTATAATACAAAAAAATTAATATTTATTTATCAAAAAATTTTTCATAAGCAGAAAGTATATTAGATATCTGCATTTTTACACCAATAATGAGAGAAGATTCATCAATATTAAATTTGTCATTATGCAAAGGAGAGGTTATTCCTTTTTCTCGATTTCCAACTCCTAAATTGAAAAAAGTTCCTGGTATTTTTTCAAGAAAATAAGCAAAATCTTCTACACCCATATCAGGAAGTTCTTTTATTTTTACTTTATCTATTCCTAAAATATTTTCTCCATTAATTTTAACTAATTCAACATATTCCTTATAATTTATAAGAGTATTATAACTGTCACGATAAAAAACTTCACCTTTAGCCTCATAAGCAGCACTTACCATTTCAACTATGGAGTTAATCCTTTTTTTAGCTTTGTCTCTGACAGAATTTGATAAGCTTCTCATAGTACCACAACAAAAAGCTTCTTGAGCAATTATATTTTCTTTTGTACCACTTTGCATAGTTCCAAAAGTCAGTACAAGAGAATCTCTTGAATCAATATTTCTGCTGACAATAGTTTGTAGTGCAGTAATGACATATGCAGCAGTTACAACTGCATCAACACCACCACTAGGATAAGCTCCATGACAACTTTTTCCTGTGATTTTTATATTTACATCTGTAGCTGAAGCATTCATTGCTCCATACTTAACAGCTATTTTTCCTGCTTCTGTAGAAGGATCTACATGTAAACCAAATATACAATTTACTCCTTCAAGTACACCATCTTTTATCATTGGAATAGCTCCACCAGTAGTTTCTTCAGCAGGCTGAAATATAAACCTTACATTACATGGAAGATCTTTCTTTTTAGCTGTTAAAATTTTAGCAGTACCTAAAAGAATAGAAGCATGAGCATCATGACCGCAGGCGTGCATTTTACCTGTATTTTTTGATGAATATTCACATTCTGTATTTTCAAGAATAGGGAGAGCATCAATATCAGCTCTTAATGCTATTGTGATATTACTGTTTTTACCTATAAGATCAGCAACTATACCACTTTTTCCAATACCTGTCCTATATGGAATTCCTATTTCATCAAGATGTCTGCATATTATACCAGTAGTTTCAGATAAGTCAAAATCAAGTTCAGGATGCTGATGGAGTTCTCTTCTGGTTTCTATTAACCATTGTTCAGAATTTTCTATACCATCAAAAAAAATATTTTGTAAATTCATTTTCCAACCTCCAAGATATATAATAAAAAAATCACAGCTATGAAAGCTGTGATAAAAATTTTCGACAATAAAAAATATCAAAAAATCTATTTTCAGACAGCACTCCATTGATAAGAATCAATGACAACAGTATGAATATTATCCATACTGCCAACAAAAATATCAGGCAATATCTTCATTTCGGCAAAGTTCCCTTTCAAAATACCTCACAGTCTGCCAGACTAAGTATTTTTACTGATGTTCTATGCACCTCTATCAAAATTATTTAAGTTATATTTAAAAGAGTATATATTAAATTATAAAAAAATAATAATACAAT
The DNA window shown above is from Fusobacterium sp. and carries:
- a CDS encoding amidohydrolase: MNLQNIFFDGIENSEQWLIETRRELHQHPELDFDLSETTGIICRHLDEIGIPYRTGIGKSGIVADLIGKNSNITIALRADIDALPILENTECEYSSKNTGKMHACGHDAHASILLGTAKILTAKKKDLPCNVRFIFQPAEETTGGAIPMIKDGVLEGVNCIFGLHVDPSTEAGKIAVKYGAMNASATDVNIKITGKSCHGAYPSGGVDAVVTAAYVITALQTIVSRNIDSRDSLVLTFGTMQSGTKENIIAQEAFCCGTMRSLSNSVRDKAKKRINSIVEMVSAAYEAKGEVFYRDSYNTLINYKEYVELVKINGENILGIDKVKIKELPDMGVEDFAYFLEKIPGTFFNLGVGNREKGITSPLHNDKFNIDESSLIIGVKMQISNILSAYEKFFDK